The Salvia miltiorrhiza cultivar Shanhuang (shh) chromosome 1, IMPLAD_Smil_shh, whole genome shotgun sequence genome has a window encoding:
- the LOC131005661 gene encoding scarecrow-like protein 32, which produces MMQFTESFPPPHQIPPFPNLKARAWPGLPPPKQLSSFGDANCMEQLLVHCATAIETNDATLAQQILWVLNNIAPPDGDSSQRLTCAFLRALIARAARSGSCKLRTAVANVHAADLSTANHKFSIIELAGYVDLTPWHRFGFTAANAAVIEAVEGHPVVHIVDFSLTHCMQIPTLIDAIASRLDGPPLVKLTVAGATEDFPPMLDLSYEELGLKLVNFARSRNVAMEFRVIPSSSSDGFSSLIEQLRAIGAGAGGEALVINCQMMLHYIPEETLANAPNSLRAMFLKAVRGLNPRAVVVVDEDADFTSGNLVSRLRAAYNYLWIPYDTVETFLPRESRQRQWYEADMWWKIENVIAQEGPRRVERLEPREKWVQRMRGAGFRGAGFSDDAVAEVKSMLDEHAAGWGMKKEEQDLVLTWKGHNVVFATAWMPA; this is translated from the coding sequence ATGATGCAATTCACCGAGAGCTTCCCCCCTCCGCACCAAATCCCCCCCTTCCCAAACCTCAAGGCCCGGGCGTGGCCGGGCCTCCCGCCGCCGAAGCAGCTGAGCAGCTTCGGCGACGCCAACTGCATGGAGCAGCTGCTGGTGCACTGCGCCACGGCCATCGAGACCAACGACGCCACCCTCGCCCAGCAGATCCTCTGGGTGCTCAACAACATCGCCCCGCCCGACGGCGACTCCAGCCAGCGCCTCACCTGCGCCTTCCTCCGCGCCCTCATCGCCCGCGCCGCCCGCAGCGGCTCCTGCAAGCTCCGCACCGCCGTCGCCAACGTCCACGCCGCCGACCTCTCCACGGCCAACCACAAATTCTCCATCATCGAGCTCGCCGGCTACGTCGACCTCACCCCCTGGCACCGCTTCGGCTTCACCGCCGCCAACGCCGCCGTGATCGAGGCCGTGGAGGGCCACCCCGTCGTCCACATCGTCGATTTCAGCCTCACGCACTGCATGCAGATCCCCACCCTCATCGACGCCATCGCCTCCCGCCTCGACGGCCCGCCGCTCGTCAAGCTCACCGTCGCCGGCGCCACGGAGGATTTCCCGCCGATGCTGGATCTCTCCTACGAGGAGCTAGGGTTGAAGCTCGTCAATTTCGCCAGATCCCGAAACGTGGCGATGGAATTCAGAGTGATTCCGTCGAGCTCCTCCGACGGATTCTCGTCGCTGATCGAGCAGCTGAGGGCAatcggcgccggcgccggcggcgaAGCCCTGGTTATAAACTGCCAGATGATGCTGCACTACATACCGGAGGAAACCCTAGCCAACGCCCCCAATTCCCTCCGCGCGATGTTTCTGAAGGCGGTGCGGGGGCTGAATCcgagggcggtggtggtggtggacgAGGACGCCGATTTCACGTCGGGGAACCTCGTGAGCCGGCTGAGGGCGGCGTACAACTATCTATGGATACCGTACGACACGGTGGAGACGTTCCTGCCGCGGGAGAGCCGGCAGCGGCAGTGGTACGAGGCCGACATGTGGTGGAAGATCGAGAATGTGATCGCGCAGGAGGGGCCGCGGAGGGTGGAGCGCCTCGAGCCGAGGGAGAAGTGGGTGCAGAGGATGAGGGGCGCCGGGTTTAGGGGGGCGGGGTTCAGCGACGACGCGGTGGCGGAGGTGAAGAGCATGCTGGACGAGCATGCGGCCGGGTGGGGGATGAAGAAGGAGGAACAAGATCTTGTGCTTACTTGGAAAGGCCATAATGTAGTCTTTGCAACTGCTTGGATGCCTGCTTGA
- the LOC131005660 gene encoding peroxidase 51-like, with protein sequence MASPLITLSLSLTLLLLLCGSTSAQLRQNYYRSTCPDVENIVRKVVADKFRQTFVTVPAVIRLFFHDCFVSGCDASVIVASTPGNTAEKDHSDNLSLAGDGFDTVIKAKAAVDAVPRCRNKVSCADILALATRDVIGLSGGPSYAVELGRLDGLRSTSASVEGNLPKPTFNLNQLNSMFASRGLTQADMIALSACHTVGFSHCSKFSNRIYNFTRQNPVDPTLNKGYATELQGMCPRDVDPRIAIDMDPTSPRQFDNAYFKNLVQGKGLFTSDQVLFTDQRSRGTVNTWASDPKAFNSAFISAITKLGRVGVKTGRNGNIRFDCGRFN encoded by the exons ATGGCTTCACCTCTAATTACtctttccctctctctcactctgctgctgctgctgtgcggcTCCACGTCAGCCCAGCTCCGGCAGAACTACTACCGCAGCACCTGCCCCGACGTCGAGAACATTGTGCGCAAGGTCGTCGCCGACAAGTTCCGCCAGACCTTCGTCACCGTCCCGGCGGTCATCCGCCTCTTCTTCCACGACTGCTTCGTCTCC GGGTGCGATGCATCGGTGATCGTGGCGTCGACTCCGGGGAACACGGCGGAGAAGGATCACTCGGACAATCTGTCGCTGGCCGGAGACGGATTCGACACCGTCATCAAGGCCAAAGCCGCCGTCGACGCCGTCCCCAGATGCCGGAATAAGGTCTCCTGCGCGGATATTCTCGCCTTGGCAACACGCGACGTCATTGGCCTG TCTGGTGGGCCTTCGTATGCAGTGGAATTGGGAAGGTTGGATGGATTGCGTTCAACTTCTGCGAGCGTTGAAGGCAATCTGCCTAAGCCAACTTTCAATTTGAATCAGCTCAACTCCATGTTTGCTTCAAGAGGCCTAACTCAAGCAGACATGATTGCTCTTTCAG CATGTCACACCGTAGGATTCTCGCACTGCAGCAAATTCTCGAACCGGATATACAACTTCACCCGGCAAAACCCGGTGGACCCGACCCTGAACAAGGGATACGCGACCGAATTGCAAGGCATGTGCCCGAGAGATGTGGACCCGAGAATAGCGATCGACATGGACCCCACATCGCCTCGGCAATTCGATAACGCCTATTTCAAGAACCTGGTCCAGGGCAAGGGCCTCTTCACGTCGGATCAGGTGCTCTTCACGGATCAAAGATCCCGGGGCACCGTCAATACGTGGGCCTCCGACCCGAAAGCATTCAACAGCGCATTCATCTCGGCCATCACTAAATTGGGTCGGGTCGGGGTCAAAACCGGAAGAAACGGTAACATTCGGTTTGACTGTGGGAGATTTAATTAA